In Acaryochloris marina S15, a single genomic region encodes these proteins:
- a CDS encoding radical SAM protein, which produces MSTSIFQSEQLLFTPGTPTPNRLPLIFAFPNTYCVGITSLGFQVVWAMLCARSDLQVSRLFTDVHEPLPQQPQLLGFSLSWELDYANILQMLEDLDIPLRSEHRTAAHPLVFGGGPVLTANPEPFADFFDVILLGDGEELLGQFVDTFQTVYQADRSTQLLTLAQVPGVYIPSLYEVQYQASEGAIATIKPNSADVPAQVQKQTYRGNTLSASTVVTPKAAWESIYMVEVVRSCPEMCRFCLASYLTLPFRTPDATQTLLPQIEKGLAVTKRIGLLGASVTQHPEFDQLIDYFAHADRDQVRLSIASVRTNTVTVKLAQVLAQRDTRSITIAIESGSERLRQIINKKLQNDEIHQAAANAYEGQLKGIKLYGMVGIPGEMDSDVEATIDLMLQLKKEVPGLRLTLGCSTFVPKAHTPFQWFGVNPTAKKSLQLMQKKLRAQGIDFRPESYKWSIIQALLARGDRRVSHLLELTRHFGDSLGSYRRAFKQLRGQIPPLDFYVFQEWSTDQILPWSHLQGPLPQSTLEKHLLNATDFM; this is translated from the coding sequence GTGTCAACCTCAATCTTTCAATCAGAGCAATTATTGTTTACACCAGGAACGCCAACACCCAATAGGCTTCCGCTTATTTTCGCATTTCCAAACACTTACTGTGTAGGAATTACTAGTTTGGGCTTCCAGGTCGTTTGGGCCATGCTGTGTGCACGCTCTGATCTACAGGTTAGCCGACTTTTCACAGATGTCCATGAACCCTTACCCCAACAGCCCCAACTATTGGGTTTTTCTCTGTCCTGGGAATTGGATTATGCCAATATTTTGCAGATGTTGGAGGATTTGGATATTCCGTTGCGTAGTGAGCACCGGACTGCGGCCCATCCCTTAGTCTTTGGGGGCGGGCCAGTGCTCACTGCGAATCCCGAACCCTTTGCTGATTTCTTTGATGTGATTCTGCTGGGGGATGGCGAAGAGTTGCTGGGGCAGTTTGTGGATACGTTTCAGACGGTTTATCAAGCTGATCGTTCTACCCAGCTGCTGACTTTGGCACAAGTGCCGGGGGTGTATATTCCCAGTTTGTATGAGGTGCAATACCAGGCATCGGAGGGTGCGATCGCAACTATCAAACCCAACTCTGCAGACGTGCCAGCCCAAGTCCAAAAACAGACCTATCGCGGCAATACCTTGTCAGCCTCAACGGTCGTCACCCCCAAGGCGGCTTGGGAAAGTATCTATATGGTAGAGGTGGTGCGCAGTTGTCCAGAAATGTGCCGTTTTTGCCTAGCCAGCTATTTAACGCTGCCCTTTCGGACCCCAGATGCGACCCAAACGTTACTCCCCCAAATCGAAAAAGGACTCGCTGTTACCAAACGCATTGGCCTTTTAGGGGCCTCTGTAACCCAACATCCAGAGTTTGATCAGCTGATCGACTACTTTGCCCATGCAGACCGAGATCAGGTGCGTTTGAGTATTGCATCCGTGCGGACCAATACTGTGACGGTTAAGTTGGCTCAGGTGCTTGCTCAGCGTGATACTCGCTCTATTACCATTGCCATTGAAAGTGGCTCTGAGCGATTGCGGCAGATTATCAATAAGAAATTACAAAATGATGAGATTCACCAAGCGGCTGCCAATGCCTATGAAGGTCAACTGAAAGGTATAAAACTGTATGGGATGGTGGGTATTCCAGGGGAAATGGACTCTGACGTCGAAGCGACGATTGATCTAATGCTGCAGTTAAAGAAAGAGGTGCCTGGGCTGCGATTAACCTTAGGATGCAGCACCTTTGTCCCCAAAGCCCATACGCCCTTTCAGTGGTTTGGCGTGAATCCCACAGCCAAAAAGTCCCTGCAATTGATGCAGAAGAAGTTGCGAGCGCAAGGGATTGACTTTAGGCCTGAAAGCTATAAATGGTCAATTATTCAGGCTTTACTTGCCCGCGGTGATAGACGAGTTTCCCATCTATTAGAACTGACTCGACACTTTGGTGATTCCCTAGGGAGCTATCGTCGAGCATTTAAGCAACTTCGAGGGCAAATCCCTCCTTTAGACTTTTACGTTTTTCAAGAATGGTCAACGGATCAAATTTTACCTTGGTCTCACTTGCAAGGTCCTCTGCCACAATCCACATTAGAAAAACATTTACTCAATGCCACAGATTTTATGTGA
- a CDS encoding protein phosphatase 2C domain-containing protein: protein MPQSQPQLHCPNLRCRAANSDRDQFCQKCGTYLPKRFLWVVGARADKFQVGDLLEDRFLFRGPRVVFDTQPGIPLKMSVELPETLVPYLKLFPYRLHLPQIYTLLSLGDSEPSLILLLEQAPLGNADLDPSNQGGLALGAGMPLFDAWANAQPLRQLHWLWQMAQLWQPLRIQGVASSLLQPDFLRVEGPLFRLLELENDFRLEPSLADLGLVWQQLIPKTGGKLADSLDGLCDQLASGDIESAEELLAQLESWIENVHKAYRVKIDIATRTDTGMVREHNEDACYPADGAVTQNSLERMAIVCDGVGGHAGGEVASGIAIEALRDHLTQLPIDDLSPADVITELENASFKANDLICQRNDQEQRQDRQRMGTTLVTALSQTHQIYVSHIGDSRAYLITTQGCYQIMVDDDIASREVRLGYVPYREALLQPASGSLVQALGMASSSVLRPTVQRFLLDEDCLFLLCSDGLSDYDRIEMIWREELLPLLQGGTDLASTSKRLIELANQLNGHDNVTVGLVHCHVTRQRQGTGTTGLNSAPTEAPAPANSTVDNTPPTVIPKTQVASEAPQPLAQKGRGGGFGLWILLGLLLVGVGGAVAYQLGLLKLPFLNSPVADSSSSPTPTTNSPDIPPPPPDLAQAKKLDVLRLVGINDNPIEISIVKDPKELLQGIGGVADAGEGEDATTESSAQPIALGSKISIPSDSLVVIDGIFPPSIPTAPDKTAPEAPIQALRIRTCQPVTDQSEQEGAGILTPEKLDEKLEKEGADPSADSVAQLIDEKLSDENPDSASTATASSPQIGWVDRSQLESLVTEIIPAGQLNPEQQKACTPAPLEGKDIPAGAPIGSDPAP from the coding sequence ATGCCACAATCCCAACCCCAATTGCATTGTCCCAATCTCAGATGTCGAGCAGCCAACTCTGATCGAGATCAGTTTTGCCAAAAATGTGGGACATACTTACCGAAACGCTTCCTTTGGGTTGTGGGCGCTCGTGCAGATAAATTTCAAGTCGGTGACCTGCTAGAAGATCGTTTTTTGTTTCGGGGTCCCAGAGTTGTCTTTGATACGCAACCGGGCATCCCCCTCAAAATGAGTGTTGAGTTACCGGAGACCTTAGTCCCTTACCTAAAACTATTTCCCTATCGCCTCCATCTACCTCAAATTTATACGCTCCTTTCTCTAGGAGATTCAGAACCTTCCCTCATCCTTTTACTAGAGCAAGCTCCCCTGGGCAATGCCGATCTAGATCCGAGTAACCAGGGTGGACTAGCCCTAGGAGCTGGCATGCCATTATTTGACGCTTGGGCAAATGCCCAACCCCTGCGTCAGCTTCATTGGCTCTGGCAGATGGCTCAACTATGGCAACCCCTCCGGATTCAGGGTGTGGCATCGAGCTTATTGCAGCCTGACTTCTTGCGGGTCGAAGGACCGCTGTTTCGATTATTAGAATTAGAAAATGATTTTCGCTTAGAACCCAGCCTGGCTGACCTAGGTTTAGTGTGGCAACAGCTCATCCCGAAAACCGGCGGTAAACTAGCCGACTCCCTAGATGGCCTCTGTGACCAATTAGCCAGCGGTGACATTGAATCAGCAGAAGAACTGCTCGCACAATTAGAAAGCTGGATTGAGAATGTCCACAAAGCCTATCGAGTCAAAATAGATATTGCCACTCGCACGGATACCGGCATGGTTCGCGAGCATAACGAAGATGCTTGCTATCCTGCCGACGGTGCAGTCACTCAAAACTCGCTAGAGCGGATGGCCATTGTTTGCGATGGAGTGGGGGGACATGCCGGTGGCGAAGTCGCATCCGGAATTGCCATCGAAGCCCTACGGGATCACCTCACTCAGTTGCCGATTGATGATCTCTCCCCTGCTGATGTCATCACAGAATTAGAAAATGCCTCCTTTAAGGCCAATGACCTCATTTGCCAGCGGAACGACCAAGAACAGCGCCAAGACCGGCAACGCATGGGAACTACGTTGGTAACTGCGTTATCCCAAACTCACCAAATTTATGTGTCTCATATTGGGGATAGTCGGGCTTACCTGATCACAACCCAAGGCTGTTACCAAATCATGGTGGACGACGACATTGCGTCCCGTGAAGTGCGATTGGGGTATGTCCCTTACCGGGAAGCTCTACTCCAACCCGCTTCCGGATCTTTGGTTCAGGCCCTAGGAATGGCCTCTTCTTCAGTCTTGCGTCCGACGGTCCAGCGCTTCCTATTAGACGAAGACTGTTTATTTCTGCTGTGCTCAGACGGTCTCAGTGATTACGATCGCATCGAGATGATTTGGCGAGAAGAGCTACTGCCACTCCTCCAAGGGGGCACAGACTTAGCCAGCACGAGCAAACGCCTAATCGAATTGGCCAATCAGCTCAATGGTCATGACAATGTTACCGTTGGCCTGGTGCATTGCCATGTAACCCGTCAACGCCAAGGCACCGGTACCACTGGCTTAAACAGTGCGCCAACGGAAGCACCTGCCCCGGCAAATAGCACGGTCGATAACACTCCACCGACGGTCATACCCAAAACTCAAGTCGCCAGCGAAGCACCACAACCCCTGGCCCAGAAAGGTCGGGGAGGTGGATTTGGTTTATGGATTTTGTTGGGATTGCTTTTAGTAGGCGTTGGCGGTGCCGTTGCCTACCAGCTGGGCTTGCTCAAACTCCCTTTTCTGAATTCACCAGTCGCTGATTCTTCTTCATCACCCACGCCCACTACCAACTCACCGGACATTCCCCCACCTCCCCCAGATTTAGCTCAAGCCAAAAAGTTGGATGTCCTCCGATTAGTAGGCATAAATGACAATCCTATTGAGATCTCTATCGTTAAAGATCCGAAAGAACTCTTACAGGGCATTGGCGGAGTGGCCGATGCAGGAGAAGGTGAAGACGCAACGACTGAGTCTTCAGCCCAGCCAATCGCTTTAGGCTCTAAGATTTCCATTCCAAGTGACAGTTTGGTGGTTATTGATGGCATCTTTCCTCCATCCATCCCTACTGCCCCTGATAAGACTGCACCAGAAGCCCCGATCCAGGCCCTGCGAATTCGAACGTGCCAACCGGTAACAGACCAGTCAGAACAAGAAGGGGCAGGTATTCTGACGCCAGAGAAGTTAGATGAAAAACTGGAAAAAGAAGGGGCAGATCCAAGTGCTGATTCAGTCGCGCAACTCATCGATGAAAAGCTGAGTGATGAGAATCCAGA